One stretch of Pradoshia sp. D12 DNA includes these proteins:
- the rarD gene encoding EamA family transporter RarD, whose protein sequence is MENQAKEKKLGILAGGGAYFLWGCLPVYWKLAGDVSDLEILAHRILWSFVFMVLLVFCFGKSKDVFGEITTILKQPKLTLAITLATLLISANWFIFIFSVNSNNILSASMGYYINPIVNVILATIFLKERLSNGEKIAVLSAAIGVIILTWSQGSIPWPAICMAMTFGLYGLIKKMVQINPWTGLTLETMIIAPFALIYLLFFAEHSFLSYSTQVDLVLVGAGIVTAIPLLLFAEGTKRISYTMIGFLQYLAPTLMLVMAVVIYDETFTLIQGISFLFIWIALIIYTASNLFRSAKSRKAAAN, encoded by the coding sequence ATGGAGAATCAAGCAAAAGAAAAAAAGCTCGGCATTTTAGCTGGCGGCGGAGCTTATTTTTTATGGGGATGCCTACCAGTCTATTGGAAATTAGCCGGTGATGTATCTGATTTGGAAATCCTGGCACACCGTATTTTATGGTCCTTTGTGTTTATGGTGCTGCTCGTCTTTTGTTTCGGAAAGTCGAAGGATGTTTTTGGGGAAATCACCACCATCCTTAAACAGCCTAAATTGACGTTGGCAATCACCCTGGCAACCCTATTAATCTCAGCCAACTGGTTTATCTTTATTTTTTCAGTCAATAGCAATAATATTTTATCCGCCAGCATGGGCTATTATATTAACCCAATCGTCAATGTCATACTGGCAACCATCTTCTTAAAGGAAAGGCTGAGCAATGGCGAAAAAATAGCTGTTTTATCTGCGGCAATTGGCGTGATCATTCTAACATGGAGCCAGGGCTCAATCCCGTGGCCTGCTATATGCATGGCAATGACCTTCGGATTATACGGGCTCATTAAGAAAATGGTTCAAATCAACCCATGGACAGGCTTAACACTTGAAACGATGATCATCGCACCATTCGCACTCATTTATCTGTTATTCTTTGCCGAGCATTCCTTTTTATCATACAGTACCCAAGTTGATTTAGTTCTTGTGGGAGCGGGGATTGTAACCGCAATTCCGTTATTGTTGTTTGCAGAAGGAACAAAACGAATCAGTTATACAATGATTGGATTTTTACAGTATTTAGCTCCAACCCTCATGCTAGTGATGGCTGTCGTGATCTACGATGAAACATTCACCCTTATTCAAGGCATATCATTCCTGTTTATCTGGATTGCCTTAATCATTTATACAGCATCCAATCTGTTCAGATCCGCAAAGAGCAGAAAAGCTGCAGCGAATTAA